A portion of the Thunnus albacares chromosome 5, fThuAlb1.1, whole genome shotgun sequence genome contains these proteins:
- the LOC122982264 gene encoding uncharacterized protein LOC122982264 yields MSEEQGSHTSADNPHEKERPVSPVPRDVSMKSDRSKNEPLSFSKGVLGSHEKERPVSPAPSDVSMKSDRSRDEPYNLSKGVLGSHEKERPVSPAPSDVSMKSDRSRDDPYNFSKGLSGSHEKERPVSPAPSDVSMKSDRSRDDPYNFSKGLSGSHEKERPVSPAPSDVSMKSDRSRDDPYNFSKGLSG; encoded by the exons ATGTCTGAGGAACAAGGCAGTCACACATCAGCTGACAA CCcacatgaaaaagaaagaccAGTCTCTCCTGTACCCCGCGATGTCtccatgaaaagtgacagatcCAAGAATGAACCTCTCAGCTTCAGTAAAGGAGTTCTGGG CTCACATGAGAAAGAAAGACCAGTTTCTCCTGCACCCAGTGATGTCtccatgaaaagtgacagatcCAGGGATGAACCTTACAACCTCAGTAAAGGAGTTCTGGG CTCGCATGAGAAAGAAAGACCAGTCTCTCCTGCACCCAGCGATGTCtccatgaaaagtgacagatcCAGGGATGACCCTTACAATTTCAGTAAAGGATTATCGGG CTCGCATGAGAAAGAAAGACCAGTCTCTCCTGCACCCAGCGATGTCtccatgaaaagtgacagatcCAGGGATGACCCTTACAATTTCAGTAAAGGATTATCGGG CTCGCATGAGAAAGAAAGACCAGTCTCTCCTGCACCCAGCGATGTCtccatgaaaagtgacagatcCAGGGATGACCCTTACAATTTCAGTAAAGGATTATCGGGGTAA